The following proteins are encoded in a genomic region of Arachis stenosperma cultivar V10309 chromosome 4, arast.V10309.gnm1.PFL2, whole genome shotgun sequence:
- the LOC130974752 gene encoding uncharacterized protein LOC130974752 produces MGTTPFHLSILEVRLPKHFDIPTDMRYDGTQDPLEHLTAFEARMNMEGVGDEVRCRAFPVTLAGPAIRWFNSLPQGSVTGFSDINRTFLAQFTTRIVKAKHPINLLSVTQRTGETTRKYLDRFNDECLEIEGLTDSVASLCLMNGLLNEDFRKHLTTKPICTMHEIQTVAKEYINNEEVSQVVAANKRQPSYNQPRQHGNGEREKEQARDGGQSKEPKSFPRVRKFTNYTPLTLPIMEVYQQIVEKGILTKPRPLKDRTGGTRASTVITIKAMGTKHRTAST; encoded by the coding sequence ATGGGCACCACCCCATTCCATCTATCCATCCTCGAAGTCCGGTtgccgaaacacttcgacataccaacggacatgaggtacgatgGAACCCAGGACCCACTGGAACACCTCACGGCCTTTGAGGCCAGGATGAATATGGAGGGAGTAGGAGACGAAGTAAGGTGCCGCGCCTTCCCGGTCACCCTGGCAGGACCTGCGATACGGTGGTTTAATAGCCTCCCGCAGGGCTCGGTGACCGGCTTCTCCGACATCAACCGCACCTTCCTAGCACAATTCACCACCAGAATTGTGAAGGCAAAACACCCAATCAATCTCCTCAGCGTGACTCAACGCACCGGGGAGACGACCAGGAAGTATCTAGAccggttcaacgacgaatgcttggaaatTGAAGGATTAACTGATTCGGTGGCCAGCCTTTGTCTGATGAACGGCCTCCTAAATGAGGACTTCCGAAAACACCTCACCACAAAGCCGATCTGTACAATGCACGAGATCCAAACCGTAGCCAAGGAGTACATAAATAATGAGGAAGTTAGCCAAGTTGTGGCTGCCAACAAACGGCAGCCCTCCTACAATCAACCCAGGCAACACGgtaatggagaaagggagaagGAGCAAGCCAGAGATGGGGGGCAAAGCAAGGAACCCAAATCATTTCCCCGGGTCAGAAAATTCACCAACTACACCCCACTCACCCTCCCCATCATGGAAGTTTACCAGCAAATTGTCGAAAAGGGAATATTGACGAAACCCCGACCTCTGAAAGACCGTACAGGGGGAACAAGAGCCTCTACTGTGATTACCATAAAGGCTATGGGCACCAAACATAGGACTGCTTCGACCTGA